The genomic stretch GAGCGGGGCGGCACAAGGCTGTTCACTCGCTGGGCGCGGGGCAAGTATTTCTATCCCATCAAGAATGAAAGCGAAAAAGCCCGTCAGGATCTGGAATGGGTTGCGGGCCAGAACTTGACTGAATTTGATGACCCCTATCCATGGAAAGTCTATTTTCTGGAGAATGCCCGCGAACTGCTCAACTAATCCGGAGACCACCTGATGAGATCCTCAAAACATTTCACCCGTGTCGCTTTATTGGTCGCGATGCTGATTCTGACCGCCTGCGTACCCAAAGCTACAATCCCGATACCGGCCAGGGAATATGGTCAAATCAACAGCTCGGGCAATCATCATCTGCTGATTATCCTGCGCGGCATCGGCGGGAGTATGGATGATTTTGAAAAACACGGTCTGATTGATGAGGTCCGCGCCCGCAAACTCCCGTTTGATGTGATCATTCCAGACGCTCACTTCGGCTACTACAAGAGTGAAACCCTTGAAGAACGCCTGAAAAGAGACATCATCGACCCGGCCAAAGCCCGTGGCTACCGGCAGGTCTGGTTAACCGGTTTTTCCATGGGTGGGATGGGCAGCCTTTTCTATCTGCGCAAGTATGCCGAAGATATCGATGGCGTCCTGTTGGTCAGCCCCTTCATGGGCTGGGGATCAATCCACAAGGAAATCCAGAAGGCGGGTGGTATCGGTGGGTGGGTTCCGGAGCAGAGCAAGCTGGATGACTGGCAACGGACGATCTGGAGCTGGGTGCATGATTACACACGCCATGCTGCAGAATATCCGCCAATCTATCTCGGCTTTGGCGACAATGACTCCCTGACCGGAAAGGGGCCGCAACTGCTCAGTGAAGCCTTTGCACCGAGTCACGTCTTCACCCTGCCCGGTGATCATGACTACCCGACTTTTAAAGCGATCTGGACAGAGCACCTCAACCGGCTCGAAGAGCAGCTGCGAGCACTTCCTTAAAACACCACCAATATGCTGTCCTCCGTTATTTGGTAGTTCATTGCGTCATGCCTAATCGACAATGATGCGACGGGGGCGGGCTGCCAAGATGGCAACCCGGGACTATCTTGACAACGCAGGAGCCTGATCCCACCGTTGCCCTGTATTTCCCCGAGAAATCTCAAGCAATATGCGCCACCTCCTACGGCGTGAGCGCGGCAATCTTTTGCACCAGCTGTTTTTCCCGTTCAAACGTCGCGGTCACATCGCGCATCACCGATGCAACGCCAAGGGGTTTTCCGTCGTCATCCTTGAGCATGACGATGGAAAAGGCGCAGGAGAGTTGATGACCATCCTTGTGCCGTGCCGGGACCGAAAGCAGCTCGCTCCCGTAGCGGGTCTCTCCGGTGGCCATAACCTTGTGATACCCTTCCCAGTGCCGTCCTCGAAGTTTTTCCGGAATAATAATATCCAGCGACTGGCCGAGTGCTTCGGCGGCACTGTAACCGAAAACCAGTTCGCAGCCTCGGTTCCACAAGCGGATAGTC from Desulfuromonadaceae bacterium encodes the following:
- a CDS encoding alpha/beta hydrolase, producing MRSSKHFTRVALLVAMLILTACVPKATIPIPAREYGQINSSGNHHLLIILRGIGGSMDDFEKHGLIDEVRARKLPFDVIIPDAHFGYYKSETLEERLKRDIIDPAKARGYRQVWLTGFSMGGMGSLFYLRKYAEDIDGVLLVSPFMGWGSIHKEIQKAGGIGGWVPEQSKLDDWQRTIWSWVHDYTRHAAEYPPIYLGFGDNDSLTGKGPQLLSEAFAPSHVFTLPGDHDYPTFKAIWTEHLNRLEEQLRALP
- a CDS encoding PAS domain S-box protein, translated to MTEKFPLEFYRQIIDQAPDALLFSDREGTIRLWNRGCELVFGYSAAEALGQSLDIIIPEKLRGRHWEGYHKVMATGETRYGSELLSVPARHKDGHQLSCAFSIVMLKDDDGKPLGVASVMRDVTATFEREKQLVQKIAALTP